Proteins from a genomic interval of Gadus morhua chromosome 21, gadMor3.0, whole genome shotgun sequence:
- the insm1a gene encoding insulinoma-associated protein 1a has product MPRGFLVKRNRKANPVSYRVRSDDEDQDRTPRVTTRVTPPPSAASSLPTGPDRTLSSSSAAVPEPDVKPVRFGNPDTVSYCPQALYSPTRPISREHERPCPEGAAVHLGSPPRSAGSDPTPPAAQTALEHLFVPMDLKIGTSNSSRTGTTTSASITGARTTSTGNGNGGKRNASDGPTERKAKPASKRPKATRKLHFEDDVTTSPVLGLKIKEALLADEEKPARPRSADGEEVPLGDFVCQLCREAYADPFALAQHKCSRIVRVEYRCPECDKVFSCPANLASHRRWHKPKTQQSASSSAHAESEPMVRGDEGREGAADRDTPSPALSESGSEEGLYDCSHCGKKFKRAAYLRKHLLSQHAPPKPTPSSEEREAPLLPTPASSDLLLTPGPAPLNLSSSSSSSSPCHVCPVCAESFPNRSSQERHIRLLHTSQVYPCKYCPAVFYSSPGLTRHINKCHPSENRQVILLQMPVRPAC; this is encoded by the coding sequence ATGCCTCGAGGATTTCTCGTGAAGCGCAACCGGAAAGCCAACCCGGTGTCGTATCGGGTGCGCTCGGATGATGAGGACCAGGACCGGACGCCGCGCGTGACGACCCGGGTCACCCCGCCTCCCTCCGCTGCTTCCTCGCTCCCTACCGGTCCAGACCGGACCTTGTCGTCCTCCTCCGCCGCGGTACCGGAGCCGGACGTGAAACCGGTCCGGTTCGGGAACCCGGATACGGTATCCTACTGCCCGCAGGCGCTCTACAGCCCCACGCGCCCCATCAGCCGGGAGCACGAGCGCCCCTGCCCGGAAGGGGCGGCGGTCCACCTGGGCTCGCCCCCCAGGTCCGCCGGCTCCGACCCGACGCCCCCAGCAGCGCAGACCGCCCTGGAACACCTGTTCGTCCCGATGGACCTGAAGATCGGCACGAGCAACAGCAGCCGCACGGGCACCACCACAAGCGCGAGCATCACCGGCGCGAGGACCACCAGCACCGGGAACGGGAACGGTGGCAAGAGGAACGCGAGCGACGGCCCCACGGAGCGCAAGGCCAAGCCGGCGTCCAAGAGACCAAAGGCGACCCGCAAGCTGCACTTCGAGGACGACGTCACCACGTCCCCGGTGCTCGGGCTGAAGATCAAAGAGGCGCTCCTCGCGGACGAGGAGAAGCCAGCGCGGCCGCGGTCGGCGGACGGGGAGGAGGTGCCGCTCGGGGACTTCGTGTGCCAGCTGTGTCGCGAGGCGTACGCGGACCCGTTCGCCCTCGCGCAGCACAAGTGTTCCCGCATCGTGCGCGTGGAGTACCGGTGCCCCGAGTGCGACAAGGTGTTCAGCTGCCCCGCGAACCTCGCCTCTCACCGGCGGTGGCACAAGCCCAAGACGCAGCAGAGCGCCTCGAGCAGCGCGCACGCCGAGAGCGAGCCCATGGTGCGCGGGGacgaggggagggaaggagccGCGGATCGGGACACCCCCAGCCCCGCGCTCTCCGAGTCGGGGTCCGAGGAGGGACTCTACGACTGCTCCCACTGCGGGAAGAAGTTCAAGCGCGCGGCGTACCTGCGGAAGCACCTCTTGTCCCAGCACGCGCCCCCGAAGCCGACTCCGAGCAGCGAGGAGCGCGAGGCTCCCCTCCTTCCGACCCCCGCGTCGAgcgacctcctcctcacccccggACCCGCGCCTTTAAACCTGAGttcttcgtcctcctcttcgtctccgTGTCACGTGTGTCCGGTGTGCGCAGAGAGCTTCCCCAACCGCTCGAGCCAGGAGCGGCACATCCGGCTCCTACACACGTCACAGGTGTACCCTTGCAAGTACTGCCCCGCCGTGTTCTACAGCTCCCCGGGGCTCACGCGCCACATCAACAAGTGCCACCCATCGGAGAACCGGCAGGTCATCCTGCTCCAGATGCCTGTGCGGCCCGCGTGCTGA
- the LOC115534335 gene encoding uncharacterized protein LOC115534335 has protein sequence MASPAAGGGGGVGDGGSGLRVHAVRFGPGQELLGGLQAFVEERGLHAPFVLTCVGSVTKATLRLANASAENTNEVLQLNERFEIVSLVGTLNPPAHLHVCLADRAGRTVGGHVLGGLEVFTTAEVVLGEAPGLLFDRQMDPATGFPELVVRPGPGGVEG, from the exons ATG gcgtctccagctgctggtggtggtggtggggttggtgacGGAGGCTCCGGGCTCCGGGTCCACGCGGTGCGCTTCGGCCCGGGCCAAGAGCTGCTGGGGGGGCTGCAGGCCTTCGTGGAGGAGAGGGGTCTCCACGCCCCCTTCGTCCTCACCTGCGTGGGCAGCGTAACCAAGGCAACGCTACGGCTGGCCAACGCCAGCGCCGAGAATAccaatgag GTGCTCCAGCTGAACGAGCGCTTCGAGATCGTGTCCCTGGTGGGCACCCTGAACCCCCCCGCCCACCTGCACGTGTGCCTGGCGGACCGGGCGGGCCGGACAGTGGGGGGCCACGTGCTGGGGGGCCTGGAGGTGTTCACCACGGCCgaggtggtgctgggggaggcCCCTGGGCTCCTCTTCGACCGCCAGATGGACCCCGCCACCGGCTTCCCCGAGCTGGTGGTCCGGCCCGGCCCCGGTGGGgtggagggttag